The Neobacillus sp. PS3-34 genome has a window encoding:
- a CDS encoding transporter substrate-binding domain-containing protein: MKKPIFIFMALCLIMMLAACGSSSKTTSNGGEGAKKDSGILADIKKKGVIDIGIEGAYPPFNYFDGNNKLIGFDVDIANEITKRMGVKPNYVPTPWDTIIGGLLTKKYDIILSSMAITEERKQKVDFTDPYYHTGAQLFVNGDNSDIKDPEKDIKGKKIGVAIGTTFEKKATELGANVVNYKSDLLTFQDLANKRVEGVITDKAVGSRMIKEKGYGFKSVGGMMFQDAAGITLNKHEEALKAEINKQLKSMMDDGTYAEISKKWFGEDIR; this comes from the coding sequence GTGAAGAAACCTATTTTCATTTTCATGGCCTTATGTTTAATTATGATGCTAGCTGCGTGTGGAAGCAGTTCTAAAACCACAAGTAATGGAGGAGAGGGTGCTAAAAAGGATTCTGGAATCCTTGCAGATATTAAGAAAAAAGGTGTTATTGATATTGGAATCGAGGGTGCTTATCCTCCGTTTAACTATTTTGATGGTAATAATAAATTAATAGGTTTCGATGTGGATATTGCCAATGAAATTACAAAAAGAATGGGCGTTAAGCCTAATTATGTACCGACTCCTTGGGATACCATTATCGGGGGATTACTGACAAAAAAATACGACATTATTCTCTCAAGTATGGCAATCACGGAAGAACGGAAACAAAAAGTAGACTTTACGGATCCGTATTATCATACAGGTGCACAATTATTTGTAAATGGGGATAACTCAGATATTAAAGATCCTGAAAAAGATATTAAAGGTAAAAAAATCGGCGTTGCCATTGGTACGACATTTGAAAAGAAGGCCACTGAGCTTGGGGCAAATGTTGTGAATTATAAAAGTGATCTTTTGACCTTCCAGGATTTGGCCAATAAACGAGTCGAGGGAGTTATTACAGATAAAGCAGTTGGTTCAAGAATGATTAAAGAAAAAGGATACGGGTTTAAGTCTGTTGGAGGCATGATGTTCCAGGATGCTGCTGGAATTACATTAAACAAGCATGAAGAAGCATTAAAAGCTGAAATCAACAAACAGCTTAAATCAATGATGGATGATGGAACATACGCAGAAATTAGTAAGAAATGGTTCGGTGAGGATATTCGCTAA
- a CDS encoding M20 family metallopeptidase, with product MDRLNQVLDRERNEVIHLSKQIFAHPELGLQERFASSIMCDYLESKGFAVTKGVGGLETSYLASYEMGEEGYHVAFCAEYDALPEIGHACGHNLIGMASVAAGVMLADSLKEEGIPYRVSVIGTPDEEGTGGKIDLLNAGVFDDVDLAMMFHPGFSTEIHVHSLAFHSFEFIFHGKTAHAASEPWEGRNALDGVIQTFNAINALRQHVKPDVRIHGIIKEGGLATNIIPERAVAEFCIRSQDNAYLEELVEKVKNCAQAAALSTGTELEVKKIGHSYEAMKSNRVLGDVFQECLDELHFIDPSQYEEGMGSIDMGNVSNVVPAIHPVLSLTDQFVPGHTVEFAEMCNTSQAYETMLLAAKAMALTGLKVIKDKVLQDKIRSEFLEKRK from the coding sequence TTGGATAGACTTAATCAGGTTTTAGATAGAGAACGAAACGAAGTGATCCATTTGAGCAAGCAAATATTCGCACATCCGGAACTAGGGCTGCAAGAAAGATTTGCGTCGTCTATCATGTGTGATTATTTAGAGTCAAAGGGTTTTGCAGTCACCAAAGGGGTTGGGGGCCTAGAAACTTCCTATCTAGCAAGTTACGAAATGGGGGAAGAAGGCTATCACGTCGCATTCTGTGCTGAATATGATGCACTCCCAGAGATCGGGCATGCTTGTGGACACAATTTAATTGGCATGGCGAGTGTTGCTGCAGGTGTGATGTTAGCTGACAGTTTAAAAGAAGAGGGGATTCCTTATCGGGTATCTGTCATCGGTACACCGGATGAAGAGGGTACTGGCGGCAAAATTGACTTGTTAAATGCGGGTGTCTTCGATGATGTAGACCTTGCGATGATGTTTCATCCCGGATTCAGTACAGAAATTCATGTTCATTCTCTCGCCTTTCATTCCTTTGAATTTATCTTTCATGGTAAAACAGCGCATGCTGCTTCAGAGCCATGGGAGGGCAGAAATGCACTTGATGGGGTCATCCAAACCTTTAATGCGATTAATGCCTTGCGTCAACATGTGAAACCTGATGTGCGAATACACGGAATCATTAAAGAAGGTGGATTAGCTACCAATATTATTCCTGAACGTGCAGTTGCTGAATTTTGTATCCGCTCTCAGGATAATGCCTATCTTGAAGAACTTGTAGAAAAGGTTAAAAACTGTGCGCAGGCTGCAGCGTTAAGTACTGGAACTGAACTTGAAGTTAAGAAAATTGGCCATTCCTATGAAGCAATGAAAAGCAATCGAGTGTTAGGAGATGTTTTTCAAGAATGTTTAGATGAATTACATTTTATTGATCCTTCTCAATATGAAGAAGGGATGGGCTCCATTGACATGGGGAATGTAAGCAACGTCGTCCCTGCCATTCATCCCGTATTATCATTGACCGACCAATTTGTTCCTGGGCATACGGTTGAATTTGCCGAAATGTGCAATACAAGCCAAGCATACGAGACGATGCTGTTAGCCGCGAAAGCCATGGCGTTAACAGGATTAAAAGTGATAAAAGACAAGGTGTTACAGGATAAAATTCGTTCGGAATTTCTAGAGAAAAGGAAATAA
- a CDS encoding ABC transporter ATP-binding protein: MSNVVEVKSLKVHFDGHQGFLKDFFSKEKNLVKAVDGIDLVIKKGEIVSLVGESGSGKTTTGKALLSLTHQSDGEILFEGESISQKNKKALKSFRQKAQMIFQDPYQSLNPRNIIMDIVAEPLVVNKLISSEDEKKERVIQALENAGIKPAERFLYKYPHELSGGQRQRIVIASALILNPSFIVADEPVSMLDVSIRADILKLMVEQRDKKGISYLFITHDLSLAWLISDRIAIMYLGKIVEVGDAELIAGSCLHPYSKALVSVMPVPRKLKNRERMILKGETPNPSRIPTGCRFHPRCPFAIDQCKAEEPVLKEVKPGHHVACHLV; this comes from the coding sequence GTGAGCAATGTTGTTGAAGTGAAGAGTTTAAAGGTTCATTTTGATGGACACCAAGGTTTTTTAAAAGATTTTTTTTCAAAAGAAAAGAATCTAGTGAAAGCGGTAGATGGGATTGATTTGGTCATAAAAAAAGGTGAAATTGTTTCACTTGTTGGAGAGAGTGGGAGCGGGAAGACAACAACTGGTAAAGCATTATTAAGTCTTACGCACCAAAGCGATGGAGAAATCCTTTTTGAAGGAGAGTCTATCTCTCAAAAAAACAAAAAAGCATTGAAATCGTTCCGTCAAAAAGCTCAAATGATTTTTCAAGACCCGTACCAATCCCTTAACCCAAGAAATATCATTATGGATATTGTCGCTGAACCTTTAGTGGTTAATAAACTCATCTCATCAGAGGATGAAAAAAAAGAACGGGTCATACAAGCATTAGAGAACGCCGGCATAAAGCCAGCAGAAAGATTCCTGTATAAATATCCTCATGAATTAAGTGGTGGACAAAGACAAAGAATTGTCATTGCAAGTGCATTAATTTTAAATCCTTCATTCATAGTAGCTGATGAGCCTGTTTCCATGCTGGATGTTTCCATCAGAGCCGATATTTTAAAGCTGATGGTTGAACAACGTGATAAAAAAGGAATTTCGTATCTTTTTATAACCCATGATTTATCATTAGCATGGCTCATTTCAGATCGAATTGCCATCATGTATTTAGGAAAAATAGTCGAGGTTGGTGACGCTGAACTCATTGCTGGTTCATGTCTTCATCCTTATTCAAAAGCGCTGGTTAGCGTGATGCCTGTCCCTAGAAAATTAAAAAATCGTGAAAGAATGATCCTAAAAGGGGAAACGCCAAACCCGAGTAGAATCCCAACGGGTTGTCGATTTCATCCGCGCTGTCCATTTGCGATCGATCAATGTAAAGCAGAGGAACCTGTATTAAAAGAAGTGAAGCCGGGTCATCATGTTGCTTGTCATCTTGTTTAA
- a CDS encoding oligopeptide/dipeptide ABC transporter ATP-binding protein: protein MSMILITHDLSVMGETCDKAAIMYAGKIVELGSVEDILDQHLHPYTEKLVHSFPDIYGSREMISSIPGSPPNLLNPPSGCLFHPRCEYATDECRSKEPELQEVSPNHFVACHVRGGIM from the coding sequence ATGTCAATGATTCTTATTACGCATGATTTATCTGTGATGGGAGAAACGTGTGATAAAGCAGCCATCATGTATGCAGGAAAAATTGTTGAATTAGGTAGTGTTGAAGATATTTTAGATCAACACCTTCATCCGTATACAGAAAAGCTAGTTCACTCCTTTCCAGATATATATGGCAGCAGGGAAATGATTTCTTCGATTCCAGGTTCTCCACCAAATCTATTAAATCCACCGAGTGGCTGCCTATTTCATCCTCGCTGTGAATATGCAACAGATGAGTGCAGGTCAAAAGAACCTGAGCTTCAAGAAGTCTCTCCTAATCACTTTGTTGCCTGTCATGTAAGAGGAGGGATCATGTGA
- a CDS encoding ABC transporter ATP-binding protein produces the protein MSLLEVRDLKTYFHTKEGIVKAVDGVSFTLEEGEAIALVGESGCGKTTTALSITKLLPNEGKLAGGNVFFNGNDLVKLSHEKMRRTRWNDISIVFQGAMNSLNPVMKVGDQIIEAIMLHKGSNRTEAKKKVKELFELVEINSERMDQFPHEFSGGMKQRAMIAMALACDPKLIIGDEPTTALDVMVHAKFLICSKSLGKN, from the coding sequence ATGAGTCTATTAGAAGTAAGGGATTTAAAAACATATTTTCATACGAAGGAAGGCATTGTTAAAGCTGTAGATGGTGTAAGTTTTACACTCGAAGAAGGCGAAGCCATTGCTCTTGTAGGAGAGTCAGGCTGTGGTAAAACAACGACTGCCTTATCGATCACGAAGCTTCTTCCTAATGAAGGCAAATTAGCAGGCGGGAACGTATTTTTTAATGGAAATGACCTGGTCAAATTATCACATGAAAAAATGAGAAGAACACGGTGGAACGATATTTCGATCGTCTTTCAAGGTGCGATGAACTCGTTGAATCCTGTTATGAAGGTCGGCGATCAAATTATTGAGGCCATCATGTTACATAAAGGCAGTAACCGTACTGAAGCAAAAAAGAAGGTAAAGGAACTTTTTGAATTAGTTGAAATTAATAGTGAACGAATGGATCAATTTCCACATGAATTTAGTGGTGGAATGAAGCAGCGTGCCATGATTGCAATGGCATTAGCTTGTGACCCGAAGCTTATTATCGGGGATGAACCAACTACGGCTCTTGACGTAATGGTTCACGCCAAATTCTTAATCTGCTCGAAAAGCTTAGGAAAGAATTAA